A genome region from Tumebacillus sp. BK434 includes the following:
- a CDS encoding TetR/AcrR family transcriptional regulator — protein MASNKYEEIVLAAVKLFEKKGYHATSVQDIADAVGLQKGSLYHYISGKEDLLLGVAQRAITEFNLRMERILAEAVSSQEKMKKAMEMHLGLITHDVQLSTVLLRESVALGEKPQQVVLEATDLYLNLWTRLIEEGIERGEFRPGHARMTALAVLGACNWVYRWYQEEGALSADKVAEIYAGVFLDGIAK, from the coding sequence ATGGCTTCAAATAAATATGAGGAGATCGTCCTCGCGGCGGTGAAGCTGTTTGAGAAAAAAGGCTACCACGCGACCTCGGTGCAAGACATCGCCGATGCGGTCGGTCTGCAGAAAGGGTCGCTGTACCACTACATTTCGGGGAAAGAAGATCTGCTGCTCGGTGTTGCCCAGCGGGCGATCACCGAGTTTAACCTGCGGATGGAGCGGATCTTGGCGGAAGCGGTGTCGTCGCAGGAGAAGATGAAGAAGGCGATGGAGATGCACCTCGGGCTGATCACGCATGACGTGCAGCTGTCGACCGTGCTTTTGCGCGAGTCGGTGGCGCTGGGGGAGAAGCCGCAGCAGGTGGTGTTGGAGGCGACCGACCTGTATCTGAACCTCTGGACGCGGCTGATCGAAGAAGGGATCGAGCGCGGCGAATTCCGGCCGGGCCATGCGCGAATGACGGCGCTGGCGGTGCTCGGGGCGTGCAACTGGGTGTACCGCTGGTACCAGGAAGAGGGGGCGCTGAGCGCCGACAAAGTGGCGGAGATCTATGCCGGCGTGTTTTTGGACGGCATCGCAAAAT